One stretch of Streptomyces agglomeratus DNA includes these proteins:
- a CDS encoding helix-turn-helix domain-containing protein, with protein sequence MPKRVTGSDRDKITAEYKSRYEAGESIRKIAEASSRSYGFVHGILTESGTSLRRRGTEQRN encoded by the coding sequence ATGCCGAAGCGAGTTACGGGATCGGATCGCGACAAGATCACGGCCGAGTACAAGAGCCGCTACGAGGCCGGCGAGTCCATTCGCAAGATCGCCGAAGCAAGCTCCCGCAGCTACGGCTTCGTGCACGGCATCCTCACTGAGTCCGGAACCTCCCTACGCCGACGCGGCACGGAACAGCGCAACTAG
- a CDS encoding TetR-like C-terminal domain-containing protein — translation MCTHATWDKLAPHARGFRNWALANPEGFRLVYGDPVPGYRPPEGGAAPQAAHRVCTGITALAAAAWPHAAPHHSDSDFEWSDFDPGLLDKVRPAFPDLPPAAVALALRIWSHLHGLVSLEIYGHLQTHTSAPKSSSAKK, via the coding sequence GTGTGCACTCATGCCACATGGGACAAGCTTGCACCTCACGCACGCGGCTTCAGGAACTGGGCACTGGCCAACCCGGAGGGTTTCCGCCTCGTCTACGGCGATCCCGTCCCCGGCTACCGACCCCCCGAGGGCGGCGCCGCCCCACAAGCCGCCCACCGTGTCTGCACCGGCATCACGGCACTCGCGGCCGCAGCCTGGCCGCACGCCGCACCCCACCACTCTGACAGCGACTTCGAGTGGTCCGACTTCGACCCCGGCCTGCTGGACAAGGTCCGCCCGGCCTTCCCCGACCTGCCCCCGGCCGCCGTAGCCCTTGCCCTGCGCATCTGGAGCCACCTGCACGGCCTGGTGTCTCTGGAGATCTACGGCCATCTGCAGACCCACACCTCAGCCCCGAAAAGCTCTTCCGCGAAGAAATAG
- a CDS encoding DUF1508 domain-containing protein: MAARFEVRHQPAKGYHFVLIATNGQVIATSEHYEPTAPAWAVSTRSNATPTPPSTTSPPTPAREANIPGRGRRQSRLGACTTVPRLSMERQVGLRARPWTPRRVRAPRPRSQSGNWSSRPRSRSPS, encoded by the coding sequence ATGGCAGCGCGGTTTGAGGTCCGGCACCAGCCCGCAAAGGGCTACCACTTCGTACTGATCGCCACCAACGGGCAGGTCATCGCCACCAGCGAGCACTACGAACCCACCGCGCCTGCCTGGGCGGTATCGACTCGGTCAAACGCAACGCCAACGCCCCCGTCCACGACGTCACCCCCGACGCCGGCAAGGGAAGCTAACATCCCCGGCCGCGGCCGTCGCCAGTCACGCCTGGGCGCGTGTACGACCGTGCCTCGGCTGAGCATGGAAAGGCAGGTAGGACTACGAGCACGTCCATGGACCCCCCGCCGCGTCAGAGCCCCGAGGCCAAGGAGCCAGTCGGGGAACTGGTCAAGCAGGCCTCGGAGCAGATCTCCCAGCTGA
- a CDS encoding MerR family transcriptional regulator, with the protein MTADNSFSRLDDDDYPAYTMGRAAEMIGATPAFLRAVGEARLVTPLRSDGGHRRYSRYQLRIAARARELVDAGTPIDAACRIVILEDQLEEAARINEELRGSPSTSRHRADA; encoded by the coding sequence ATGACCGCAGACAACTCGTTCAGCCGTCTCGACGACGACGATTACCCCGCCTACACCATGGGCCGGGCCGCCGAGATGATCGGCGCCACCCCCGCCTTCCTGAGAGCCGTCGGCGAAGCCCGACTCGTCACCCCGCTGCGCTCCGACGGCGGCCACCGCCGCTACTCGCGCTATCAACTACGCATCGCCGCCCGCGCCCGCGAACTCGTCGATGCCGGTACCCCGATCGACGCGGCCTGCCGCATCGTCATCCTCGAGGACCAGCTCGAAGAAGCCGCGCGCATCAATGAAGAACTGCGTGGCTCGCCCTCCACCTCCCGGCACAGGGCTGACGCCTGA
- a CDS encoding site-specific integrase, which translates to MALGLALREKTFWKMLYESAARADEVLCLNVEDLYPQDKRGKITAKGGRRSGFTGSPAPPGSPRLIARRTRGPLFLTDRKAPAGTPTLDVCLETGRARLSYRRAEEIFEENTRRLANPLASPEDIEDLDGWTLHRLRHSALTHDAEGGTSTPMLLARSRHASVRSLERYARQ; encoded by the coding sequence ATGGCGCTTGGACTCGCCCTACGGGAGAAGACGTTCTGGAAGATGCTCTACGAGTCGGCAGCCCGCGCCGACGAGGTGCTGTGCCTGAACGTGGAAGACCTGTACCCACAGGACAAGCGCGGGAAGATCACTGCCAAGGGCGGGCGGCGGAGTGGGTTCACTGGCAGTCCGGCACCGCCCGGCTCGCCCCGACTGATCGCCCGCCGCACCCGCGGCCCGCTGTTCCTCACCGACCGCAAGGCCCCAGCCGGAACGCCGACGCTCGACGTGTGCCTGGAGACCGGCCGGGCCCGGCTCTCCTACCGGCGGGCCGAGGAGATCTTCGAGGAGAACACCCGGCGGCTGGCCAACCCGCTCGCCTCGCCCGAGGACATTGAGGACCTGGACGGCTGGACCCTGCACCGGCTGCGGCACTCCGCGCTCACGCACGACGCGGAGGGCGGCACCTCCACCCCGATGCTGCTGGCCCGCTCCCGTCACGCCTCCGTGCGCTCCTTGGAGCGGTACGCCCGCCAATGA
- a CDS encoding phosphatase PAP2 family protein has product MHLLHDLRRVDRQLTRRAASWDSPWVRQVLPAVESAAEKTKLWWGIAVVMAAAGGHRERRAAVAGVAGMLSAQVIGNAGCKQLYERRRPPADMIPHDDVEDRPDSSSFPSGHTAAAVGFTAAVAVVSPWWGTAAAVPAAMVAVERVHSGAHYPSDVAAGAVIGLASAWLVHRTPRLLLRKLL; this is encoded by the coding sequence ATGCATCTTCTTCATGATTTGCGTCGCGTCGACCGGCAGCTGACCCGCCGGGCCGCCTCCTGGGACTCCCCCTGGGTCCGGCAGGTGCTGCCGGCGGTGGAGTCCGCGGCGGAGAAGACGAAGCTCTGGTGGGGTATCGCCGTTGTCATGGCCGCCGCAGGTGGGCACAGGGAGCGCAGAGCCGCGGTGGCGGGCGTTGCCGGGATGCTGAGCGCGCAGGTGATCGGAAACGCCGGGTGCAAGCAGCTGTACGAGCGGCGCAGGCCGCCAGCGGACATGATTCCGCACGACGATGTCGAGGACCGGCCGGACTCCTCGTCCTTCCCGTCGGGGCACACCGCGGCGGCTGTCGGTTTCACCGCCGCCGTCGCCGTGGTCTCGCCGTGGTGGGGCACGGCGGCCGCGGTGCCCGCCGCGATGGTGGCCGTCGAACGCGTCCACAGCGGGGCGCACTACCCCAGCGACGTCGCGGCCGGCGCCGTCATCGGCCTGGCCAGCGCCTGGCTTGTGCACCGGACGCCCCGACTGCTGCTCCGCAAGCTGCTGTGA
- a CDS encoding SH3 domain-containing protein has protein sequence MLSSVKTALALTVGGLALGLLGAATSATAADQIRTPVAGATADQASGAAAYTKYGRVTASTGVKIRSRATTYSGVLGSFYSGAKIALVCKVYGQDVDGNNIWYKLDHRSGWVTARYVKNLDYIPWCR, from the coding sequence GTGCTCAGTTCCGTGAAAACCGCACTGGCGCTGACCGTGGGAGGCCTGGCGTTGGGGTTGCTCGGCGCCGCCACTTCGGCAACAGCGGCCGACCAGATCAGGACCCCGGTTGCCGGTGCCACGGCGGATCAGGCAAGTGGGGCGGCGGCCTATACCAAGTACGGCAGGGTCACCGCGAGTACCGGAGTCAAGATCCGCAGCAGGGCAACCACGTACTCCGGGGTACTCGGCAGCTTCTACTCAGGAGCCAAGATCGCCCTGGTCTGCAAGGTGTACGGCCAAGACGTCGACGGCAACAACATCTGGTACAAGCTGGACCACCGCAGCGGCTGGGTCACCGCTCGCTACGTCAAGAACCTGGACTACATCCCGTGGTGCCGCTGA
- a CDS encoding IS630 family transposase, whose product MAERVRVREIDDDEGQRLLRIIRRGSGSVVTWRRAQMVLLSAQGMSAEKIAEVTFTSADRVRDVIHNFNADGFDSLYPKYKGGRPRTFTLPERREIKKIAKSRPAEHGLPFSTWSLAKLADFLVAEGVVDDISHEGLRVLLREEGVSFQRIKTWKTSRDPDYATKKARVEHLYSIADGEVIPEDGEPEIVLCLDEFGPLNLQPHPGRQWAERGGRHKDPDREPRPRRRATYTRPHGVRHLFAAYDLGKDKLYGHIKPKKNRTRFLEFCRYLRSLYPPEIRIAIVLDNFSPHLTTKKDNRVGDWAAANNVEFAYTPTNSSWLNRIEAQFTALRYFTLDGTDHASHKEQGSIIRRYIIWRNRHADDQRLRAVVDRANVA is encoded by the coding sequence GTGGCTGAGCGAGTACGCGTCCGCGAGATCGATGACGACGAGGGACAGCGCCTGCTGCGGATTATCCGTCGGGGCAGCGGGTCGGTGGTGACGTGGCGGCGGGCACAGATGGTGCTGCTGTCCGCGCAGGGCATGTCCGCGGAGAAGATCGCCGAGGTGACGTTCACCAGCGCGGACCGGGTCCGGGATGTGATCCACAACTTCAACGCCGACGGCTTCGACTCCCTCTACCCGAAGTACAAAGGCGGTCGGCCCAGGACATTCACCCTGCCCGAGCGGCGTGAGATCAAGAAGATCGCCAAGTCCCGGCCGGCCGAGCACGGTCTGCCGTTCTCGACCTGGAGCCTGGCCAAGCTGGCCGACTTCCTGGTCGCCGAGGGGGTGGTCGACGACATCAGCCACGAGGGCCTTCGGGTTCTGCTCCGCGAGGAGGGCGTGTCGTTTCAACGCATAAAGACCTGGAAGACCTCCCGCGATCCCGACTACGCCACCAAGAAAGCCCGCGTCGAGCACCTCTACTCGATCGCCGACGGCGAGGTCATACCCGAGGACGGCGAACCCGAAATCGTCTTATGCCTGGACGAGTTCGGCCCGCTCAACCTCCAGCCCCACCCCGGCCGACAGTGGGCCGAGCGCGGAGGACGGCACAAGGACCCCGACCGGGAGCCGAGGCCCCGCAGGCGGGCGACCTACACCCGCCCGCACGGGGTCAGGCACCTGTTCGCCGCCTACGACCTCGGCAAAGACAAGCTCTACGGCCACATCAAACCGAAGAAGAACCGGACGAGGTTCCTGGAGTTCTGCCGCTACCTGCGCAGCCTCTATCCGCCGGAGATCCGCATCGCGATCGTGCTTGACAACTTCTCCCCGCACCTGACCACGAAGAAGGACAACCGGGTCGGCGACTGGGCCGCGGCCAACAACGTCGAGTTCGCCTACACGCCGACGAACAGCTCGTGGCTGAACCGCATCGAGGCCCAGTTCACCGCCCTGCGCTACTTCACCCTCGACGGCACCGACCACGCCAGCCACAAGGAGCAGGGCAGCATCATCCGTCGCTACATCATCTGGCGGAACCGTCATGCCGACGATCAACGGCTACGGGCCGTGGTCGACAGGGCGAACGTTGCCTGA
- a CDS encoding glyoxalase superfamily protein — MDEEVIPILRVEDATAAVAWYERLGFAKQWEHRFEPGLPAFVEVARGGVRLFLSEHKGDARPDTLVYLRVRDVDVIASEFGVQAKDAPWAREIELRDPDSNRLRIGTPTE; from the coding sequence ATGGACGAGGAAGTCATCCCTATTCTTCGCGTCGAGGACGCTACGGCGGCGGTCGCTTGGTACGAGCGGCTGGGCTTCGCCAAGCAATGGGAACACCGTTTCGAACCGGGACTTCCTGCGTTCGTCGAGGTCGCCCGGGGCGGGGTGCGCTTGTTCTTGTCGGAGCACAAGGGCGACGCCCGTCCCGACACGTTGGTCTACCTACGCGTTCGTGATGTCGACGTAATCGCTTCCGAGTTCGGTGTGCAGGCAAAGGACGCTCCGTGGGCGCGTGAGATTGAGCTGCGCGACCCTGACAGCAACCGGCTTCGGATCGGCACGCCGACGGAATGA
- a CDS encoding DUF6300 family protein yields the protein MSLTWRYHLRPDGSFSRSANIDGALDPVTDEQFARTDPGDRDERPKRSCSRCSRDLLLRWHGPLITGEWMELCSACDADRPAARAFIRWHLDPERTVEKLPQLFEDWETETMQAKGWVRVP from the coding sequence GTGTCTCTCACCTGGCGCTATCACCTACGCCCCGACGGCTCGTTCTCGCGCTCCGCGAACATTGACGGAGCCCTCGACCCGGTCACCGACGAACAGTTCGCGCGTACGGATCCCGGCGACCGCGACGAGAGGCCCAAGCGGTCTTGTTCACGCTGCTCCCGGGACCTCCTGCTGCGCTGGCACGGCCCGCTGATCACCGGCGAGTGGATGGAGCTGTGCTCGGCCTGCGACGCCGACCGGCCCGCCGCACGTGCCTTCATCCGGTGGCACCTCGATCCGGAGAGGACGGTGGAGAAACTGCCTCAGCTCTTCGAAGACTGGGAAACGGAAACGATGCAGGCCAAGGGATGGGTCCGTGTTCCGTAG
- a CDS encoding IS110 family transposase: protein MTTRHARIWVGIDVGKGHHWAVAIDGDGETVFSTKVINDESQILALIETARERADDVRWAVDISGRASTLLLALLFAHSQQVVYVPGRTVNRMSGAYKGEGKTDAKDARVIADQARMRRDFAPLDTPPELVTTLRVLTHHRADLIADRVRLINRLRDLLVGICPALERAFDYSSAKGPVVMLTEYQTPAALRRIGVKRLTTWLERRKVRGAGDVAGKAVEAAQSQQIALPGEKSAAKLVCDLAHQLLTLDERIKDNDREIREVFRADDRAEIIESMPGMGPILGAEFVAIVGDLSGYLDAGRLASHAGLAPVPRDSGRRTGNHHRPKRYNRRLRWLFYMSAQTAMMRPGPSRDYYLKKRGEGLLHTQALLALARRRVDVL, encoded by the coding sequence TTGACAACGCGGCATGCACGCATATGGGTCGGCATCGATGTCGGCAAGGGGCATCACTGGGCCGTGGCCATTGATGGCGACGGTGAGACGGTGTTCTCAACGAAGGTGATCAACGACGAGTCGCAGATCCTCGCCCTCATAGAGACCGCCCGTGAACGGGCTGACGACGTGCGGTGGGCGGTCGACATCTCTGGCCGTGCATCCACGCTGCTGCTGGCCCTGCTGTTCGCTCACAGCCAGCAGGTCGTCTACGTACCCGGCCGCACCGTCAACCGTATGTCCGGCGCCTACAAGGGGGAGGGCAAGACCGACGCCAAGGACGCCCGCGTCATCGCCGATCAGGCCCGCATGCGGCGGGACTTCGCCCCGTTGGACACACCGCCGGAGCTGGTGACCACACTGCGAGTGCTGACCCATCACCGGGCCGACCTGATCGCCGACCGCGTCCGACTGATCAACCGGCTCCGTGACCTCCTGGTCGGTATCTGCCCTGCTCTGGAACGGGCCTTCGACTACTCCTCGGCCAAGGGCCCGGTCGTGATGCTGACCGAGTACCAGACCCCGGCCGCCCTGCGCCGAATCGGCGTCAAAAGGCTGACCACCTGGCTGGAACGCCGCAAGGTCCGCGGTGCCGGTGATGTCGCGGGGAAGGCCGTGGAAGCCGCCCAGTCCCAACAGATCGCGCTGCCAGGCGAGAAAAGCGCCGCCAAGCTGGTCTGCGACCTCGCCCACCAGCTCCTGACCCTGGACGAGCGGATCAAGGACAACGACCGGGAGATTCGCGAGGTCTTCCGCGCCGACGACCGCGCCGAGATCATCGAATCCATGCCCGGCATGGGACCCATCCTCGGCGCCGAGTTCGTCGCTATCGTCGGCGACCTGTCCGGCTACCTCGATGCCGGCCGCCTGGCTTCCCACGCCGGGCTCGCCCCGGTGCCCCGCGACTCGGGGCGCCGCACCGGCAACCACCACCGGCCCAAACGCTACAACCGCCGTCTGCGCTGGCTGTTCTACATGTCCGCCCAGACCGCGATGATGCGGCCGGGACCATCGAGGGACTACTACCTCAAGAAGAGGGGCGAGGGGCTGCTGCACACCCAGGCCCTGCTTGCACTGGCCCGCCGACGCGTCGACGTGCTCTGA
- a CDS encoding DUF6381 family protein, producing the protein MSVADESGGRAQQLRAKVQEIEEAAERAADPEKRQRLKEEARRLKEQSRQQGSRGSENIDPI; encoded by the coding sequence ATGAGCGTTGCGGATGAGTCCGGTGGCCGTGCCCAGCAGTTGCGCGCCAAGGTGCAGGAGATAGAAGAGGCTGCGGAGCGTGCCGCCGACCCGGAGAAGCGCCAGCGGCTGAAGGAAGAGGCGCGCCGGCTCAAGGAACAGAGCAGGCAGCAGGGCAGCAGGGGGAGCGAGAATATCGACCCTATATAG